From one Methylomonas paludis genomic stretch:
- the cysM gene encoding cysteine synthase CysM, translating into MNFPTIESFVGNTPLVRLQRLNLSETSTILVKLEGNNPAGSVKDRPALNMIKQAELRGEIKPGDRLIEATSGNTGIALAMAAAIKGYKMTLIMPDNMSAERIASMKAYGAEIILTPAAGSMEAAIDLARSMEADGAGRILDQFANPDNPQAHFDSTGPEIWRDTHGKITHFVSSMGTTGTIMGTSRYLKQQNPAIEIVGVQPKGASKIPGIRRWPQEYLPKIYHADQVDRIIDVDQLDAENTTRALAAEEGIFAGISSGGAVHVALQLAQTLEYALIVAIVCDRGDRYLSTGVFPS; encoded by the coding sequence ATGAATTTCCCTACCATAGAATCTTTTGTTGGAAACACGCCCTTAGTACGCCTGCAACGCCTTAATTTGTCGGAAACCAGCACAATTCTGGTTAAACTGGAAGGCAATAATCCCGCTGGATCAGTTAAAGACCGGCCCGCCCTGAATATGATAAAACAGGCAGAACTGCGCGGTGAAATCAAACCGGGCGATCGGCTGATAGAAGCCACCAGCGGCAATACCGGCATTGCCCTGGCTATGGCGGCAGCTATTAAAGGCTATAAAATGACTTTGATCATGCCGGACAATATGAGTGCAGAACGTATCGCCTCTATGAAGGCTTATGGCGCAGAAATCATCCTCACCCCAGCCGCCGGCAGTATGGAAGCCGCTATTGATTTAGCCAGAAGCATGGAAGCTGACGGGGCAGGGCGGATACTTGATCAATTTGCCAATCCTGACAATCCGCAAGCCCATTTCGATAGTACCGGCCCGGAAATCTGGCGCGATACCCACGGCAAAATCACTCACTTTGTCAGTTCTATGGGCACCACCGGTACCATTATGGGCACTTCGCGTTATCTTAAACAGCAAAATCCGGCTATCGAAATTGTGGGTGTGCAACCCAAAGGCGCATCCAAAATTCCCGGTATTCGGCGCTGGCCACAGGAATATTTACCTAAAATCTATCATGCCGATCAGGTCGACCGGATTATTGATGTTGATCAGCTCGATGCAGAAAACACCACCCGAGCTTTGGCTGCAGAAGAGGGCATTTTTGCCGGCATCTCTTCCGGTGGAGCCGTGCATGTGGCTTTACAATTGGCACAAACGCTGGAATATGCCTTGATAGTTGCTATCGTCTGTGATCGTGGCGACCGCTATTTATCCACCGGGGTATTTCCCAGCTAG
- the rlmD gene encoding 23S rRNA (uracil(1939)-C(5))-methyltransferase RlmD yields the protein MAQRKKLPQAAVTTTIDSLAHDGRGIARVDGKVVFIDEALPGESLEFVYTDNRRDYAEGKVQTLHSRSAQRSEPQCPHFGVCGGCSFQHVSDAEQIKIKQLLLGEQFNRIGKLDIPQIWPALTGPHWGYRTKARMGVKYVAKKGKVLVGFRERRNPYLAEIDSCKVMYPLIGENLTALADMIAGLSIKDKIPQIEVAVGENACVLAFRVLEPPTAADQQRMAEFARQLGVTICLQPKGPDSIHPLDGETEVIPSYSLPAQGLNFNFRPAMFTQVNYEINRQMVSQALEALQLSREDRVLDLFCGLGNFTLPLATLAGQVIGVEVDQPLLHHARANAALNNLDNVQFHAADLSKDVSDQPWSQLKFTKVLLDPSRAGAAEILHNFRHWQPERIVYVSCNPSTLARDAGILVNELGYTLVKAGVMDMFPQTAHVESIALFVKS from the coding sequence ATGGCTCAAAGAAAAAAACTACCCCAAGCCGCCGTCACGACCACTATCGATTCACTGGCTCACGATGGCCGGGGCATCGCCCGAGTGGACGGCAAAGTCGTCTTTATTGACGAAGCCTTGCCGGGAGAATCCCTGGAATTTGTCTATACCGACAATCGCCGTGACTATGCTGAAGGCAAAGTGCAAACTCTGCACAGCCGTTCCGCCCAACGTAGCGAACCGCAATGCCCACATTTTGGTGTGTGCGGTGGCTGCAGTTTTCAGCATGTCAGCGATGCTGAACAGATCAAAATCAAGCAACTTTTGCTGGGCGAACAATTCAACCGCATCGGCAAACTGGATATTCCGCAAATTTGGCCGGCCCTGACCGGTCCGCACTGGGGCTATCGCACCAAAGCCCGTATGGGTGTTAAATATGTCGCCAAAAAAGGCAAGGTACTGGTGGGTTTCCGGGAACGGCGCAATCCCTATCTGGCCGAAATCGACAGTTGCAAAGTCATGTATCCGCTGATAGGCGAGAATCTGACCGCACTGGCGGATATGATTGCCGGCTTGTCCATCAAAGACAAAATCCCCCAGATAGAAGTCGCCGTCGGCGAAAACGCCTGCGTCCTGGCGTTTCGGGTACTGGAGCCGCCCACGGCTGCCGACCAGCAACGCATGGCTGAATTTGCCCGGCAACTTGGCGTCACAATTTGCTTGCAGCCCAAAGGCCCGGACAGCATCCATCCGCTGGATGGCGAAACTGAAGTCATTCCCAGCTACAGCCTGCCGGCTCAAGGCCTGAACTTTAATTTCCGCCCGGCCATGTTTACTCAGGTCAATTATGAAATTAACCGGCAAATGGTTAGTCAGGCCCTGGAAGCTTTGCAACTCAGCCGCGAAGACCGGGTGCTGGATTTATTCTGCGGCCTGGGTAATTTCACCTTGCCCTTGGCCACCCTGGCCGGCCAAGTTATAGGCGTGGAAGTGGATCAACCCTTACTGCATCACGCCCGAGCCAATGCCGCTCTGAATAATCTTGATAATGTGCAGTTTCATGCCGCCGATTTGAGCAAAGATGTCAGCGACCAACCCTGGAGCCAGCTTAAATTCACCAAAGTGTTATTAGACCCCTCCAGGGCCGGCGCTGCCGAAATTTTGCACAACTTCAGGCACTGGCAACCTGAACGCATTGTTTATGTGTCCTGTAATCCATCGACATTGGCGCGGGATGCCGGCATCTTGGTTAATGAATTAGGCTATACCCTGGTCAAAGCCGGGGTGATGGACATGTTTCCACAAACCGCCCATGTCGAATCCATCGCTTTGTTTGTCAAATCATGA
- a CDS encoding L,D-transpeptidase, with product MKPAANYLDISLARQELSLIESGVIKRVFPVSTAKNGAGQRKGSFCTPLGWHCIRAKIGAAAPLAAVFVGRRPTGEIYSPDLAAQHPQRDWILTRILWLSGLEPGKNRYGAVDSGSRYIYIHGSPDHLIDGVPDSHGCVRMHNADVTALFELVSPGCRVYIHE from the coding sequence ATGAAACCGGCGGCAAACTATCTGGATATTTCCCTGGCCCGCCAGGAGCTTAGCCTGATAGAGTCAGGTGTGATTAAGCGGGTATTTCCGGTATCCACCGCCAAAAACGGCGCCGGCCAACGCAAGGGCAGTTTTTGTACGCCATTAGGCTGGCATTGTATCCGTGCCAAGATCGGCGCGGCAGCACCTTTGGCTGCGGTATTTGTCGGTCGCCGTCCCACCGGAGAAATATACAGCCCCGATTTGGCTGCCCAGCATCCCCAGCGCGACTGGATACTAACTCGCATCCTCTGGCTCAGCGGTCTGGAGCCGGGTAAAAACCGTTACGGTGCGGTGGACAGCGGCTCACGCTATATTTACATCCACGGCAGCCCGGATCATTTAATCGACGGCGTACCCGATTCGCACGGCTGTGTCCGTATGCATAATGCCGATGTGACGGCATTGTTCGAACTGGTCAGCCCCGGTTGCCGGGTTTATATCCATGAATAA
- the truA gene encoding tRNA pseudouridine(38-40) synthase TruA has product MPRIVLGVEYDGSAYAGWQFQQHSPSVQAVLQSALSRIAQHPVTVLCAGRTDAGVHALEQVVHFDTDAVRDPRAWVLGVNSYLPDDIRIIWSQPAVADFHARYSAIARFYRYIILNRSMKSALYGRQSTWCAYALDAEKMHQAGQYLLGEHDFTSFRAQSCQSQSPSRLMHFVDVYRDEQRVIIDICANAFLHHMVRNITGVLLDVGMGRQPVDWPLALLAIKNRAAAAVTAPPQGLHLGGVYYPEHYQIPRHPVFAKLPADVRRFDG; this is encoded by the coding sequence ATGCCGCGTATCGTCTTAGGTGTGGAATATGATGGCAGCGCCTATGCCGGCTGGCAATTTCAGCAACACAGCCCCAGTGTCCAAGCCGTATTGCAAAGCGCCTTAAGCCGGATAGCCCAACACCCCGTTACGGTATTGTGTGCCGGGCGCACTGATGCCGGTGTGCATGCCCTGGAGCAGGTCGTGCATTTTGACACCGATGCGGTACGCGATCCGCGTGCCTGGGTCTTGGGAGTCAACAGTTATTTGCCCGATGATATCCGGATAATCTGGTCACAACCGGCAGTGGCGGATTTCCATGCCCGCTATAGCGCCATAGCCCGCTTCTACCGTTACATCATTTTAAACCGGTCTATGAAATCGGCACTATACGGCAGACAAAGCACCTGGTGCGCTTACGCCCTGGATGCCGAAAAAATGCATCAGGCCGGTCAATATCTGCTGGGTGAACATGATTTCACCTCGTTTCGCGCCCAGTCCTGTCAATCCCAAAGCCCCAGCCGCTTAATGCATTTTGTGGATGTTTATCGTGACGAACAGCGAGTGATTATCGATATTTGCGCCAATGCCTTCTTGCATCATATGGTTAGAAACATTACCGGTGTGTTGCTGGATGTCGGCATGGGCAGACAGCCGGTAGACTGGCCGCTGGCCCTGCTGGCTATCAAAAATCGCGCCGCCGCCGCTGTCACAGCACCACCCCAGGGGCTGCATCTGGGTGGGGTCTATTACCCTGAGCATTACCAAATCCCCAGACACCCGGTATTTGCCAAATTACCCGCTGATGTACGCCGTTTCGATGGCTAA
- a CDS encoding AIDA repeat-containing protein: MTIYKLPYVSSGVTVTTSNGTVLNSGDQELITSGGTAYYTTVNSGGLEVVSSGGIADYSYIQSGGKETVSGGGVDNSTTIYSGGVQTITSGGSAYGDSVYAGGIQTVSSGGVAVDTYGQASASVLINNGGKELVSAGTAYYVTVNSGGTEVVSSGGSAQYTILNSGGTEQVASGGISYYTTVNKGGNEQIASGGNVYYTTILSGAGQVLSNGAGATGTYISSGGSEIVSSGGLATNLSIYSSGNETVSSGGVDNGSYVYSGGTETVSSGGTAINTYGQGGSILINNGGKEVASAGTAYYVIVNSGGTEVVSSSGQAYYTTLNSGGTEQVASGGTSYYTTVNKGGSEKVASGGNVYYTTILSGASEVLSNGASATGTSISGGGSEIVSSGGVATNIYISSGGSETVSSGGVNNGAYIYSGGTEIVSSGGTDNGTNIYAGGTETVSSGGLAINTYGQNGGSVQINNGGKELVSAGTAYYVTVNSGGTEQVASGGASYYATISKGGNEQIASGGNVYYTTILSGTNEVLSNGAGATGSYVSSGGSEIVSSGGVANNVTISAGASETVYGVNNAAYIYGTETVASGGINSGTYVYSGGTEIVSSGGTDNGTNIYAGGTETVSSGGLAINTYGQNGGSVQINNGGKELVSAGTAYYVTVNSGGTEQVASGGASYYATISKGGNEQIASGGNVYYTTILSGTNEVLSNGAGATGSYVSSGGSEIVSSGGVANNVTISAGASETVYGVNNAAYVYGTETVASGGVDSGTYVYSGGSETVSSGGLAINTFNQGAYSYGSGNGSVLINNGGKELVSAGTAYDVTVNSGGTELVSSGGTTYYTIINSGGVEQITSGGAVYYTTLNSVSEVVGNGITATNTTLNSGGSEIVSSGGVANGAKLNGGGSEIVYSGGVVNGATINSAGSEIVSSGGVATNVNIAVGASETVYGVNNAAYIYGTETVASGGVDSGTYVYSGGSETVTSGGLAINTFNQGAYYYGSGSVLINNGGKELVSAGQAYDVSVNSGGTELVSSGGTAYYSIINSGGTEQIASSGVSYYTAINSGSNELISKGGVANNDTVYSGGTETIASGGIAYYPVNSGGKEIVLSGGELVVNNTTTGISLNGGAILDLPGVVATAGSVNASNQLVLTSGGSVVETLGLVGDNSNFSFSTKTDGSGGTLVTVAVIPPTLTKAVYNAANGQLSLTGTHLTSLASNFIVTDLTLKGDGATAYTLTSGSVVSGTPSNSGAVIQLSAADQLAINGLLNKIGTQANDGLTNYNLSAIAGWDAYAGAITTLPITVSNVTAPTISSVSYNAATGVFSVTGANLDNHGSANGINLPGLTFSGGSGTYTFSATNDSVSNLSATGFTITLSAADKTSINSFITDNGTAPVSGAAYNLAATVNWDSDSGAKIITQPVTVSGLPTALTGVAYNAGTGVLTLSGHNLATTAAGYLVSDLTLKGDGNTSYTLTGGSVVSGTPASNGTGVSIQLSTVDQLAINGLLNKAGTQANDGVTTYNLSAISGWDTGAAAVTTQGVTVGNVTAPTISSVAYNAATGVFTVTGANLDNHGSSNGINLPGLTLTGGSGTYTFSATTDSVSNLSATGFTLTLSSADQALVNAFVTDNGTAPANGAVYNLAAALNWDSDSGAKITTQAVTVSGLSPSLSGVSYNAGSGILTLSGHNLATTAAGYVVSDLTLKGDGNTSYTLTGGSVVSGTPAGNGTGVSIQLSTVDQLAINGLLNKAGTQANDGVTTYNLSAISGWDTGAAAVTTQSVTVGNVTAPTISGVAYNAATGVFTVTGANLDNHGSSNGINLPGLTLTGGSGTYTFSATTDSVSNLSATGFTLTLSSADKTSVNSFVNANGTAPTSGKAYNLAASVNWDSDSGAQITTQSVTVSGLSSSLPTLSQVAYNAGTGVLSLSGTNFTTTAAGYVVGDLTLKGDGNTSYTLTSGSVVKGTPTATGVSIQLSAADQLAINGLLNKAGTQANDSISNYSLTATSGWDTGAGATNLGVTVSNVTAPTISSVAYNATTGVFTVTGANLDNHGSANGIALGNFTLSAGSSSYTFSAVNDTISNLTATGFKISLSSADEAVVNNFVTTNGTSTTGGAVYNLAATANWDSDSGAAITTQGVSVSGAALSVVNSGSFTNPQGVALDSAGNIYVTDFAVNTIVKIAAGTYAASTFLNVNQPSGLVIDKAGNFYVSEYGNNTVQEFTAGSLAPTTIATGLNKPTGLSLDSAGNVYVVNSGNASLTEINHALYLPTATAVTPTPVNNLWENTGQIELSKALFTAFAGASGVTAANFSNAAAATTPTDYLYYNATNGGLYYDANGSVSGPATEIAVIGLSSHPTALSAGDFTLIP; encoded by the coding sequence ATGACTATTTACAAACTGCCTTATGTTTCATCTGGCGTTACTGTTACCACTAGTAATGGTACTGTGCTAAACAGCGGTGATCAGGAGTTGATTACCAGTGGCGGTACCGCCTATTACACCACTGTCAACAGCGGTGGGCTTGAAGTGGTCTCCAGTGGCGGTATTGCTGACTATAGCTATATCCAAAGCGGCGGTAAAGAGACTGTTTCCGGCGGGGGTGTTGATAATAGTACCACGATATACTCCGGAGGGGTTCAAACCATCACCAGCGGTGGTTCGGCCTATGGTGACAGTGTTTATGCCGGCGGGATTCAAACAGTTTCCAGTGGCGGTGTTGCTGTTGATACTTATGGTCAAGCCTCAGCTAGTGTCCTGATCAATAATGGTGGTAAGGAGCTGGTTAGTGCCGGTACGGCCTATTATGTTACCGTCAACAGTGGCGGTACTGAGGTGGTTTCCAGCGGCGGTAGTGCCCAGTACACCATTTTGAATAGTGGTGGTACTGAGCAGGTAGCCAGCGGTGGTATCAGCTATTACACCACTGTCAATAAAGGCGGCAATGAGCAAATCGCCAGCGGCGGTAATGTTTATTACACCACTATCTTAAGCGGTGCCGGCCAAGTGCTGAGCAATGGAGCCGGTGCCACCGGCACTTATATTTCCAGTGGCGGCAGCGAGATCGTCTCCAGCGGTGGCTTGGCAACGAATCTTTCTATTTATAGCAGTGGTAACGAAACGGTTTCCAGTGGTGGTGTTGATAATGGCAGCTATGTTTACAGTGGCGGCACAGAAACTGTCTCCAGTGGCGGTACTGCTATCAATACTTATGGTCAGGGCGGTAGCATCCTGATCAATAATGGCGGTAAGGAAGTTGCCAGTGCCGGTACAGCTTATTATGTCATCGTCAACAGTGGTGGTACTGAAGTAGTTTCCAGCAGTGGTCAGGCTTACTACACCACCTTGAATAGCGGGGGTACCGAGCAGGTAGCCAGCGGTGGTACCAGCTATTACACGACTGTTAATAAAGGCGGCAGCGAGAAAGTTGCCAGTGGTGGTAATGTTTATTACACGACTATCTTAAGTGGTGCCAGCGAAGTGCTGAGCAACGGTGCGAGTGCGACTGGCACCTCTATTTCCGGCGGCGGCAGCGAGATTGTCTCCAGCGGCGGTGTAGCAACTAATATTTATATTAGCAGTGGCGGTAGCGAAACGGTCTCTAGCGGTGGGGTGAATAATGGTGCCTATATATACAGCGGCGGTACTGAAATTGTGTCTAGTGGCGGTACCGATAATGGTACCAATATTTATGCCGGTGGCACAGAAACGGTCTCCAGCGGCGGCCTTGCCATCAACACTTATGGTCAGAACGGCGGCAGCGTCCAGATCAATAACGGCGGTAAGGAACTGGTTAGTGCCGGCACCGCCTATTATGTCACCGTCAACAGCGGCGGCACAGAGCAGGTAGCCAGTGGTGGTGCCAGCTATTACGCCACAATCAGTAAAGGTGGCAATGAGCAGATTGCCAGTGGTGGCAATGTTTATTACACCACTATCTTAAGCGGTACTAACGAAGTGCTGAGTAACGGTGCCGGTGCGACTGGCAGCTATGTGTCCAGCGGCGGCAGTGAAATCGTTTCCAGCGGTGGCGTGGCGAATAATGTCACCATTTCTGCCGGGGCTAGCGAAACAGTCTACGGCGTGAATAATGCTGCCTATATATACGGTACTGAAACGGTTGCCAGCGGCGGTATTAATAGCGGTACTTATGTTTACAGCGGCGGTACTGAAATTGTGTCTAGTGGCGGTACCGATAATGGTACCAATATTTATGCCGGTGGCACAGAAACGGTCTCCAGCGGCGGCCTTGCCATCAACACTTATGGTCAGAACGGCGGCAGCGTCCAGATCAATAACGGCGGTAAGGAACTGGTTAGTGCCGGCACCGCCTATTATGTCACCGTCAACAGCGGCGGCACAGAGCAGGTAGCCAGTGGTGGTGCCAGCTATTACGCCACAATCAGTAAAGGTGGCAATGAGCAGATTGCCAGTGGTGGCAATGTTTATTACACCACTATCTTAAGCGGTACTAACGAAGTGCTGAGTAACGGTGCCGGTGCGACTGGCAGCTATGTGTCCAGCGGCGGCAGTGAAATCGTTTCCAGCGGTGGCGTGGCGAATAATGTCACCATTTCTGCCGGGGCTAGCGAAACAGTCTACGGCGTGAATAATGCCGCCTATGTTTACGGGACTGAAACAGTTGCCAGTGGTGGGGTTGATAGCGGCACTTATGTTTACAGCGGCGGTTCGGAAACTGTGAGCAGTGGCGGTTTGGCCATCAATACCTTCAACCAAGGTGCTTATTCTTACGGCAGCGGTAACGGCAGTGTTTTGATCAATAACGGCGGTAAAGAACTGGTTAGCGCCGGTACTGCCTATGATGTTACCGTCAACAGCGGTGGCACCGAACTGGTCAGCAGTGGCGGTACGACTTATTACACTATTATCAACTCTGGCGGCGTTGAGCAAATTACCAGCGGCGGCGCTGTTTATTACACCACCTTAAACAGCGTCAGCGAGGTGGTGGGTAACGGGATTACTGCAACCAACACTACGCTCAACAGCGGTGGTAGCGAGATTGTCTCAAGCGGCGGTGTAGCCAATGGTGCCAAGCTGAATGGCGGCGGCAGTGAGATCGTTTACAGTGGTGGCGTGGTCAACGGCGCCACAATTAACAGCGCCGGCAGTGAGATTGTTTCCAGCGGCGGTGTGGCTACAAATGTGAACATCGCAGTTGGTGCCAGCGAAACAGTCTACGGTGTGAATAACGCTGCCTATATTTACGGGACTGAAACGGTTGCCAGCGGTGGGGTTGATAGCGGCACTTATGTTTACAGCGGCGGTTCGGAAACTGTGACTAGCGGCGGTCTGGCCATCAATACCTTCAACCAAGGTGCTTATTATTACGGCAGCGGCAGCGTCTTGATCAATAACGGCGGCAAAGAACTGGTTAGTGCCGGTCAGGCCTATGATGTCAGCGTCAACAGCGGTGGTACCGAGCTGGTCAGTAGTGGCGGTACTGCCTATTACTCTATTATCAACTCCGGCGGCACCGAGCAGATCGCCAGTAGTGGCGTAAGCTATTACACGGCTATCAACTCCGGTAGTAACGAATTAATTAGCAAAGGCGGTGTGGCCAACAACGATACCGTTTACAGCGGCGGTACCGAAACCATCGCCAGCGGTGGTATTGCTTACTACCCGGTCAACAGCGGCGGTAAAGAAATCGTGTTGAGCGGCGGCGAACTGGTGGTTAATAACACTACCACCGGCATCAGCCTGAATGGCGGCGCGATTCTGGATTTGCCGGGTGTGGTGGCCACAGCCGGCAGCGTCAACGCCAGCAATCAGTTGGTATTGACCAGCGGTGGTAGCGTGGTGGAAACCTTGGGCTTAGTCGGTGATAACAGCAATTTTAGTTTTAGCACCAAAACCGATGGCAGCGGCGGTACCTTGGTCACAGTGGCGGTGATTCCACCCACCTTGACTAAAGCGGTGTATAACGCTGCCAATGGTCAATTAAGCCTGACCGGCACTCATTTAACCAGTCTGGCCAGTAACTTTATTGTGACCGATCTGACGCTGAAAGGTGATGGTGCCACCGCTTATACCTTAACCAGTGGCAGTGTGGTGAGCGGCACTCCTAGCAACAGCGGGGCTGTGATTCAACTGTCTGCGGCCGATCAGTTAGCCATCAACGGCTTGCTGAATAAAATCGGTACCCAAGCCAATGATGGCCTGACCAATTACAATCTGAGTGCGATAGCCGGTTGGGATGCCTATGCCGGGGCGATTACCACCTTGCCGATCACCGTCAGCAATGTCACTGCGCCGACCATCAGCAGCGTTAGCTATAATGCGGCAACCGGTGTGTTCAGCGTCACCGGTGCCAATCTGGACAACCACGGCAGTGCCAACGGCATTAACCTGCCGGGCCTGACCTTTAGCGGCGGCAGCGGCACTTACACCTTTAGCGCCACCAATGACAGCGTCAGCAATCTCAGTGCCACTGGTTTTACCATTACCTTAAGTGCAGCTGATAAAACCAGCATCAACAGCTTCATCACCGATAACGGCACGGCACCGGTGAGTGGCGCAGCCTACAATCTGGCAGCGACTGTTAACTGGGACAGCGACAGCGGGGCGAAAATTATCACCCAACCGGTCACGGTCAGCGGTTTGCCGACTGCTTTGACTGGCGTGGCCTATAACGCCGGTACCGGCGTATTAACCCTAAGCGGTCACAATCTGGCCACCACAGCAGCGGGTTATCTGGTCAGTGATCTGACTTTGAAAGGTGACGGCAATACCAGCTATACCTTGACCGGCGGCAGTGTGGTCAGCGGCACCCCGGCCAGCAACGGCACAGGGGTCAGCATCCAATTGTCCACAGTTGATCAATTGGCTATCAACGGTTTGCTCAACAAAGCCGGCACCCAGGCTAATGACGGTGTCACCACTTATAATCTCAGCGCAATCAGTGGTTGGGATACCGGCGCAGCCGCTGTTACCACCCAGGGTGTCACGGTCGGCAATGTTACTGCGCCGACTATCAGCAGTGTGGCTTACAACGCCGCCACCGGCGTATTCACCGTTACCGGCGCCAACCTCGACAACCACGGCAGCAGCAACGGCATTAACCTGCCGGGCCTGACCTTAACCGGCGGCAGCGGTACTTATACCTTTAGCGCCACCACTGACAGCGTCAGCAATCTCAGCGCCACCGGCTTTACCTTGACCTTAAGCAGTGCCGACCAAGCACTGGTAAACGCCTTCGTCACTGATAACGGCACCGCACCGGCTAACGGTGCTGTCTACAATTTGGCGGCTGCGCTGAATTGGGATAGCGACAGTGGTGCCAAGATTACCACCCAAGCGGTGACAGTCAGCGGTTTATCACCATCCCTGAGCGGGGTGAGCTATAACGCCGGCAGCGGTATATTAACCCTGAGCGGCCATAACCTGGCTACTACCGCAGCGGGTTATGTGGTCAGTGATCTGACTTTGAAAGGTGACGGCAATACCAGCTATACCCTGACCGGCGGCAGTGTGGTCAGCGGCACCCCGGCCGGCAACGGCACCGGGGTCAGCATCCAATTGTCCACAGTTGATCAATTGGCTATCAACGGTTTGCTCAACAAAGCCGGCACCCAGGCTAATGACGGTGTCACCACTTATAATCTCAGCGCAATCAGTGGCTGGGATACCGGCGCAGCCGCTGTTACCACCCAGAGCGTCACGGTCGGCAATGTTACTGCGCCGACTATCAGCGGTGTGGCTTACAACGCCGCCACCGGCGTATTCACCGTTACCGGCGCCAATCTGGACAACCACGGCAGCAGCAACGGCATTAACCTGCCGGGCCTGACCTTAACCGGCGGCAGCGGTACTTATACCTTTAGCGCCACCACTGACAGCGTCAGCAATCTCAGCGCCACCGGCTTTACCCTGACCTTAAGCAGTGCCGATAAAACCAGCGTTAACAGTTTTGTCAATGCCAACGGCACCGCACCCACCAGCGGCAAAGCCTACAATCTGGCGGCCAGCGTGAATTGGGACAGCGACAGCGGTGCGCAAATTACAACTCAGTCCGTCACCGTCAGCGGCCTCAGCTCCAGCTTACCAACCCTGAGCCAGGTGGCCTACAACGCCGGCACCGGTGTGCTGAGCCTGAGCGGTACCAATTTCACCACCACGGCGGCAGGCTATGTGGTCGGCGATCTGACCTTGAAAGGTGATGGCAATACCAGCTATACCTTGACCAGCGGCAGTGTGGTGAAAGGTACGCCAACCGCCACCGGGGTCAGCATACAATTGTCGGCAGCCGATCAGCTTGCCATCAACGGCTTGTTGAACAAAGCCGGCACCCAGGCTAATGACAGCATTAGCAACTACAGTTTGACGGCTACCAGCGGCTGGGATACCGGGGCGGGAGCCACCAACCTGGGTGTCACCGTCAGCAATGTCACTGCACCCACCATCAGCAGCGTGGCTTATAACGCTACCACCGGTGTGTTCACCGTGACTGGGGCTAATCTGGACAATCACGGCAGTGCCAACGGCATAGCTTTGGGTAACTTCACCCTAAGCGCCGGCAGCAGCAGTTATACCTTCAGTGCCGTCAATGACACGATTAGCAATTTGACCGCCACCGGCTTTAAGATCAGCTTAAGCAGTGCCGACGAGGCAGTGGTGAATAACTTTGTCACCACCAATGGCACCAGCACCACGGGTGGCGCAGTTTACAATCTGGCGGCGACAGCGAACTGGGATAGCGATAGTGGTGCCGCTATTACCACTCAGGGCGTCAGCGTTAGTGGTGCCGCACTCAGTGTGGTCAACTCAGGCAGCTTTACCAATCCGCAAGGCGTGGCGCTGGATAGTGCCGGCAATATCTATGTTACCGATTTTGCCGTCAATACCATCGTCAAAATTGCGGCCGGCACTTATGCTGCCAGCACTTTCTTGAATGTCAACCAGCCTTCGGGATTGGTGATCGATAAAGCCGGCAATTTCTATGTCAGTGAATACGGCAATAATACCGTGCAGGAATTTACGGCCGGCAGCCTGGCACCTACCACTATCGCAACGGGTTTGAATAAACCGACCGGCTTGTCGCTGGATAGTGCCGGTAATGTCTATGTCGTCAACAGCGGTAATGCCAGTCTGACGGAAATCAATCATGCCCTTTACCTGCCGACAGCGACGGCTGTGACCCCTACCCCGGTCAACAACCTGTGGGAAAACACCGGGCAAATCGAGTTGTCAAAAGCCCTGTTTACCGCCTTTGCCGGTGCCAGTGGCGTGACCGCCGCCAACTTCAGTAATGCCGCAGCAGCCACTACCCCAACGGATTATCTGTACTACAACGCCACTAATGGCGGCTTGTATTACGATGCCAATGGTTCAGTGAGCGGCCCGGCCACGGAAATTGCGGTGATAGGTTTAAGCAGTCACCCAACCGCCTTGAGTGCAGGCGATTTTACCTTGATTCCATAA